From the genome of Anopheles merus strain MAF chromosome X, AmerM5.1, whole genome shotgun sequence, one region includes:
- the LOC121598814 gene encoding BTB/POZ domain-containing protein KCTD8-like — protein MSAFPEVVELNVGGTAYAVSLKTLLAEEGSWLQDTFGGGSPPPDLPVDARGHYFIDRDGGLFRHVLDYLRDPARYTVPIGFLERDRLRREAEHYRLAGLIELLGKQVPGCITVGYRGSFQFGRDGLADVKFRKITRLLVHGRVALCREVFGDTLNESRDPDHGGSDRYTARFFLKHVFIEQAFDMLQEQGFRLVASCGSGTAGSVSENLKPGVDTEENRWNHYNEFVFVRD, from the coding sequence ATGAGCGCGTTCCCGGAGGTGGTCGAGCTGAACGTCGGCGGTACCGCGTACGCCGTCAGCCTGAAGACGCTGCTCGCCGAGGAGGGCTCCTGGCTGCAGGACACGTTCGGTGGGGGCAGCCCACCGCCCGACCTGCCCGTCGACGCCCGCGGCCACTACTTCATCGACCGCGATGGCGGCCTGTTCCGGCACGTGCTGGACTATCTGCGCGATCCGGCACGGTACACCGTCCCGATCGGGTTCCTCGAGCGCGACCGGTTGCGCCGCGAGGCCGAGCACTACCGGCTGGCCGGGCTGATCGAGCTGCTGGGCAAGCAGGTGCCGGGGTGCATCACCGTCGGCTACCGGGGCAGCTTCCAGTTCGGGCGGGACGGGCTGGCCGACGTGAAGTTCCGCAAGATCACGCGCCTGCTGGTGCACGGGCGGGTCGCCCTCTGCCGGGAGGTGTTCGGCGACACGCTGAACGAGTCGCGCGACCCGGACCACGGCGGCTCGGACCGATACACGGCCCGGTTCTTCCTGAAGCACGTGTTCATCGAGCAGGCGTTCGACATGCTGCAGGAGCAGGGCTTCCGGCTGGTGGCCAGCTGCGGCTCCGGCACGGCCGGTTCCGTGTCGGAAAACCTCAAGCCGGGCGTCGACACGGAGGAAAACCGCTGGAACCACTACAACGAGTTTGTCTTCGTGCGCGACTAA
- the LOC121598807 gene encoding fibrinogen-like protein A codes for MDDSTKSHQMLLLILLAALVGPSAAALAPSTRDNTSLHERLTALESTITSRDEELAKMLQLLLTNQREILRLLQQDAPKVFCATDGTQHQPPTQPARPCNRDHSFTNSLHPGSLQPPGNATAPSTAAYRQEAHPAGTHPRSCREIPDGMSGEELIYPSAGPSGPGEPLEVYCDQDFEDGGWIVIQNRFDGFVNFNRSWEKYRDGFGDIGTEYWLGLDEIHRLTVAVPHEIAFVAESFKGERRWARYSLFEIGGETDRYRLQKLGVYSGTLGDEFTYNLGMQFSTYDQDHDQYGDVNCAHRTAAGWWHRSCTRINLNGLYGNESGVRFAYWLDWLHLQGLKRTRIMIREIKKRRK; via the exons ATGGACGATAGCACGAAAAGCCACcagatgctgctgctaatACTGTTGGCCGCGTTGGTGGGCCCATCGGCTGCAGCGTTGGCGCCCAGCACGCGCGACAATACCTCCCTGCACGAGCGCTTGACGGCGCTCGAGAGCAC CATAACGTCCCGAGATGAGGAGCTCGCCAagatgctgcagctgctgctcacCAATCAGCGCGAAATACTCCGACTGCTCCAGCAAGACGCTCCCAAAGTGTTCTGCGCAACGGACGGCACGCAGCATCAACCACCAACGCAACCAGCGCGCCCATGCAACCGTGACCACTCGTTCACTAACTCGCTCCATCCTGGATCGCTCCAGCCTCCGGGCAACGCTACCGCGCCCTCGACCGCTGCCTACCGCCAGGAAGCGCACCCGGCCGGCACGCATCCGCGCAGCTGCCGCGAAATCCCAGACGGCATGTCGGGCGAGGAGCTGATCTACCCGTCGGCCGGCCCGTCCGGCCCGGGCGAACCGCTCGAGGTGTACTGCGACCAGGACTTCGAGGACGGCGGCTGGATCGTGATCCAGAACCGGTTCGACGGGTTCGTCAACTTCAACCGGAGCTGGGAGAAGTACCGCGACGGGTTCGGCGACATCGGTACCGAGTACTGGCTCGGGCTGGACGAGATCCACCGGCTTACGGTGGCGGTGCCGCACGAGATTGCGTTCGTGGCCGAATCGTTCAAGGGCGAGCGGCGCTGGGCCCGCTACAGCCTGTTCGAGATCGGGGGCGAAACGGACCGGTACCGGCTGCAGAAGCTCGGCGTCTACTCCGGTACGCTCGGCGACGAGTTCACGTACAATCTGGGCATGCAGTTCTCGACGTACGACCAGGACCACGACCAGTACGGCGATGTGAACTGTGCGCACCGGACGGCGGCCGGCTGGTGGCACCGGAGCTGCACCCGCATCAACCTGAACGGGCTGTACGGGAACGAGTCGGGCGTCCGGTTCGCCTACTGGCTCGACTGGCTCCATCTGCAGGGGCTGAAGCGTACCCGCATCATGATACGGGAGATAAAGAAGCGCCGCAAGTAG